The proteins below come from a single Papaver somniferum cultivar HN1 chromosome 11, ASM357369v1, whole genome shotgun sequence genomic window:
- the LOC113322798 gene encoding mitochondrial carrier protein MTM1-like, whose amino-acid sequence MVCSRPSVPPSWMSAAASRVDFEGNVSSMSDSIFTPPPPDPVGAANKNIGADVNLGFGERTFSAAGAAVLSVILVNPLDVAKTRLQAQAAGVTYSNVTEYICARMTAFRTSGMFSDLRCSPSCARAALFGPSFICPPDCFTYKGTLDVFNKIIQQEGIARLWRGTNAGLALAVPTVAIYLPMYDVIRNWMEDLTIRNAPYLTTYVPLVAGSMARSLACISCYPIELAKTRMQAFKEVQGGAKPPGVLKTLQGVLPSSGYSNNMQNLQRYRTLWTGVGAQLARDVPFSAICWSTLEPIRRRLLGLVGDEGNVAGVLGANFAAGFIAGGLAAAATCPLDVVKTRRQIEKDPTRALRMTTRQTLMEVWRDGGMKGLFTGLGPRVARAGPSVGIVVSFYEVVKHVVHHRRANALY is encoded by the exons ATGGTTTGTTCAAGACCTAGTGTGCCTCCATCGTGGATGAGTGCGGCGGCATCAAGAGTTGATTTTGAAGGGAATGTTTCTTCAATGTCTGATTCTATTTTCACACCACCGCCGCCTGATCCTGTTGGGGCTGCGAATAAGAATATTGGTGCTGAtgttaatttagggtttggaGAAAGAACTTtttctgctgctggtgctgctgttCTTTCTGTTATTCTTGTTAATCCTCTTGATGTTGCCAAG ACAAGATTGCAAGCGCAGGCCGCGGGTGTTACATACTCAAATGTAACAGAATATATTTGTGCTCGGATGACAGCTTTTCGGACTAGCGGG ATGTTCTCGGATTTGAGATGTAGTCCATCATGTGCTCGTGCAGCGCTATTTGGTCCATCATTTATATGCCCTCCTGATTGCTTTACGTACAAAGGAACACTAGATGTTTTCAATAAAATTATTCAACAG GAAGGAATTGCGAGGTTGTGGAGGGGTACAAATGCTGGCCTAGCACTAGCTGTACCAACT GTTGCGATATACTTACCCATGTATGATGTCATCCGCAACTGGATGGAAGATCTTACCATCAGGAATGCTCCTTACTTGACAACTTATGTACCTTTAGTTGCTGGCTCGATGGCACGCTCATTAGCCTGCATTTCTTGCTATCCTATTGAACTTGCTAAGACCAGGATGCAG GCATTTAAAGAGGTCCAAGGTGGTGCGAAGCCTCCTGGTGTGTTGAAAACTTTACAAGGAGTTCTCCCATCTTCTGGTTACTCCAATAACATGCAAAACT TGCAAAGATACCGCACGTTGTGGACAGGAGTTGGAGCACAACTTGCTCGTGATGTTCCTTTCTCTGCAATTTGCTGGTCAACGCTTGAGCCG ATCAGGAGAAGGCTTCTTGGTCTAGTGGGTGACGAAGGCAATGTAGCAGGAGTCCTTGGGGCCAATTTTGCAGCAGGATTTATTGCTGGAGGCCTTGCAGCTGCTGCCACATGCCCTCTAGATGTTGTAAAAACACGAAGGCAAATAGAG AAGGACCCAACCAGAGCATTAAGAATGACGACGAGGCAAACACTAATGGAGGTTTGGAG AGACGGAGGAATGAAAGGTCTCTTCACTGGTTTAGGGCCACGAGTTGCTCGTGCCGGTCCATCGGTTggcattgttgtttctttttatgAAGTGGTAAAGCATGTAGTCCATCATCGGCGTGCAAATGCTTTATATTAG